The following proteins come from a genomic window of Salvia hispanica cultivar TCC Black 2014 chromosome 4, UniMelb_Shisp_WGS_1.0, whole genome shotgun sequence:
- the LOC125217930 gene encoding calmodulin-binding transcription activator 5-like isoform X4, with amino-acid sequence MYYDGSMPVLVRNDSVVIKTHEQRLYEINTLDWDELVVPIDPNNHSSPQEAANTAGFELPNQCHMNNYKISTDAQSTNKVSPESSYSSFSGQVACAVNYNIPNNSSYQRVDHDTTFSSDTNISGLVTLDGVGNGMHLVGPDGYQSQDGFGTTHVIAGSPESVDNHSLEPSLLNPHKSYLYNMKDNNRYSPLGQIFTVTDISPSWAISTEETKILVVGFFSDGHQQYEDSKLCLACGDSVVPVEVVQAGVYRCLISSQAPGLVNLFITFDGCKPVSQVLTFEFRAPIQPKGFISAENTDNWEEFQLQLRLSRLLFSSSKDLSIYSSKPSQNALKEAKVFAKKTSAVSQEWGKLCKMIEDAKMSFPQAKERLFELTLENRLHEWLLEKVATGYKITDRDEQGQGVIHLCAVLGYTWAVHLYSKSSLSLDYRDKYGWTALHWAAYYGREKMVAVLLSVGAKPNLVTDPTSQNPGGCTAADLASLSGHEGLAAFLAEKSLVAQFKDMTLAGNVSGSLQMTTNDMVDTGSFTEEEVYLKDALTAYRTAADAAARIQAAFRDHSFKVQTQAVEALSPEIEARNIVAAMRIQHAFRNYETRKKISAAARIQYRFRTWKIRKDFLNMRRQAIRIQANFRGFQVRRQYRKICWSVGVIEKAVLRWRQKRKGFRGLQVQPDETPQDQNEEIGSEEDFFKASRKQAEERVERSVVKVQAMFRSRQAQEEYRRMKLECSRATLDSEELLHPDSEMG; translated from the exons ATGTATTATGATGGAAGCATGCCAGTTTTAg TGCGCAATGACAGTGTGGTGATTAAAACACATGAACAGCGACTTTATGAGATCAATACACTTGACTGGGATGAGCTTGTGGTGCCAATTGATCCCAACAATCACAGTTCACCACAAGAAG CTGCAAATACTGCAGGGTTTGAGTTGCCAAATCAATGTCACATGAACAACTATAAAATTAGT ACCGATGCACAATCAACTAATAAGGTATCACCAGAAAGCTCATACAGCAGTTTCTCCGGACAGGTTGCTTGCGCAGTCAATTACAACATTCCCAACAATTCATCCTACCAGAGAGTGGACCATGACACGACTTTTAGTTCGGATACTAATATTTCCGGACTGGTGACTTTAGATGGAGTTGGTAATGGCATGCATTTGGTGGGCCCAGATGGTTACCAATCACAGGATGGTTTCGGAACAACACATGTGATTGCAGGATCCCCGGAATCAGTTGATAATCATTCATTGGAACCCTCACTTTTGAATCCGCATAAATCCTACTTGTATAACATGAAGGATAATAATCGCTACTCTCCATTGGGGCAAATATTCACTGTAACTGATATCTCACCGTCATGGGCTATTTCGACCGAGGAGACAAAG ATCTTGGTAGTCGGGTTTTTCAGTGACGGACACCAACAGTATGAAGATTCCAAGTTGTGCCTCGCCTGTGGAGATTCTGTTGTTCCAGTAGAAGTTGTACAAGCAGGAGTATACCGATGTTTAATTTCATCTCAAGCTCCTGGACTGGTGAATCTATTCATCACTTTTGATGGGTGTAAACCTGTCAGTCAAGTCCTTACTTTTGAATTCCGTGCTCCTATACAACCCAAAGGATTCATTTCAGCTGAAAATACTGACAACTGGGAGGAATTTCAGCTCCAGTTGAGACTTTCTCGTCTTCTGTTTTCGTCATCCAAGGACTTGAGTATTTATTCGTCTAAACCCTCCCAAAATGCTTTAAAGGAAGCCAAAGTTTTCGCGAAAAAAACATCCGCTGTTTCTCAGGAATGGGGGAAATTATGCAAAATGATTGAAGATGCGAAGATGTCTTTTCCCCAGGCAAAAGAAAGGCTATTTGAATTGACGTTGGAAAATAGGCTTCATGAATGGTTGCTAGAAAAAGTGGCTACGGGGTATAAAATTACTGATCGAGACGAACAAGGTCAAGGTGTTATTCATTTGTGTGCCGTTCTTGGGTATACGTGGGCAGTTCACCTATATTCTAAGTCTAGCTTATCGTTGGATTATCGAGACAAATATGGATGGACGGCTCTGCATTGGGCTGCGTATTATGGAAG GGAGAAAATGGTGGCAGTCCTTTTATCTGTTGGGGCGAAGCCAAATTTAGTTACAGATCCAACCTCACAAAACCCTGGTGGATGCACCGCTGCTGATCTTGCTTCTTTGAGTGGTCATGAGGGTTTGGCAGCGTTTCTGGCCGAGAAGTCTTTGGTGGCCCAATTTAAGGATATGACCTTGGCTGGAAACGTTAGTGGCTCGTTGCAAATGACCACGAACGACATGGTGGACACTGGGAGTTTCACCGAGGAGGAAGTGTATCTGAAGGATGCCCTCACTGCTTATCGGACAGCAGCTGATGCAGCGGCACGTATCCAGGCTGCATTCAGAGATCATTCTTTCAAAGTGCAGACGCAAGCAGTTGAGGCATTGAGCCCAGAGATTGAAGCACGGAATATAGTTGCAGCAATGAGGATCCAGCATGCTTTCCGCAACTACGAAACACGCAAAAAGATCTCGGCAGCTGCTAGAATCCAGTACAGATTTCGTACTTGGAAGATCCGAAAAGATTTCCTTAACATGCGTCGTCAGGCCATTAGAATTCAG GCAAACTTCCGCGGTTTCCAAGTCAGGAGGCAATACCGTAAAATCTGTTGGTCGGTGGGTGTCATCGAGAAAGCAGTACTGCGATGGCGCCAGAAAAGGAAAGGGTTCCGCGGGCTTCAAGTCCAACCTGATGAAACTCCGCAAGATCAGAATGAAGAAATTGGTTCGGAAGAGGACTTCTTCAAGGCAAGCAGGAAGCAGGCTGAGGAGCGCGTCGAGAGATCTGTTGTCAAAGTGCAGGCAATGTTTCGTTCGAGACAAGCGCAGGAAGAATACAGAAGGATGAAACTAGAATGCAGCAGGGCTACG CTGGACTCTGAAGAACTACTCCATCCTGATTCTGAAATGGGATGA
- the LOC125217930 gene encoding calmodulin-binding transcription activator 6-like isoform X3 → MEGNSVPGGLVGSEIHGFRTLEDLDFKNISEEATSRWLRPNEIHAILSNHKYFTVYVKPMNLPTSGTIVLFDRKMLRNFRKDGHNWKKKKDGKTVKEAHEHLKVGNEERIHVYYAHGENNTTFVRRCYWLLDKSLENIVLVHYRETQELQNSLATPVNSPLTTWTLPEGSEPAIDSMYYDGSMPVLVRNDSVVIKTHEQRLYEINTLDWDELVVPIDPNNHSSPQEAANTAGFELPNQCHMNNYKISVACAVNYNIPNNSSYQRVDHDTTFSSDTNISGLVTLDGVGNGMHLVGPDGYQSQDGFGTTHVIAGSPESVDNHSLEPSLLNPHKSYLYNMKDNNRYSPLGQIFTVTDISPSWAISTEETKILVVGFFSDGHQQYEDSKLCLACGDSVVPVEVVQAGVYRCLISSQAPGLVNLFITFDGCKPVSQVLTFEFRAPIQPKGFISAENTDNWEEFQLQLRLSRLLFSSSKDLSIYSSKPSQNALKEAKVFAKKTSAVSQEWGKLCKMIEDAKMSFPQAKERLFELTLENRLHEWLLEKVATGYKITDRDEQGQGVIHLCAVLGYTWAVHLYSKSSLSLDYRDKYGWTALHWAAYYGREKMVAVLLSVGAKPNLVTDPTSQNPGGCTAADLASLSGHEGLAAFLAEKSLVAQFKDMTLAGNVSGSLQMTTNDMVDTGSFTEEEVYLKDALTAYRTAADAAARIQAAFRDHSFKVQTQAVEALSPEIEARNIVAAMRIQHAFRNYETRKKISAAARIQYRFRTWKIRKDFLNMRRQAIRIQANFRGFQVRRQYRKICWSVGVIEKAVLRWRQKRKGFRGLQVQPDETPQDQNEEIGSEEDFFKASRKQAEERVERSVVKVQAMFRSRQAQEEYRRMKLECSRATLDSEELLHPDSEMG, encoded by the exons ATGGAGGGTAACAGTGTGCCGGGTGGACTCGTTGGGTCGGAGATTCATGGCTTCCGAACCTTGGAAG ATTTGGATTTCAAGAATATCTCGGAGGAAGCCACATCAAGATGGCTCCGACCGAATGAGATTCATGCTATCCTCAGCAACCACAAGTATTTTACCGTTTACGTCAAACCCATGAATTTGCCAACAA GTGGCACAATTGTGTTGTTTGATCGCAAGATGCTTCGGAATTTTCGGAAAGATGGCCATAattggaaaaagaagaaggatggaAAAACAGTTAAAGAAGCTCATGAACACTTGAAA GTTGGCAATGAGGAAAGAATACATGTATACTATGCACATGGAGAAAACAATACTACTTTTGTTCGCAGATGTTACTGGCTGCTCGACAA GTCACTGGAAAATATTGTCCTTGTGCATTATCGTGAGACTCAAGAG TTGCAGAACTCCCTAGCCACACCTGTAAACTCGCCATTAACTACTTGGACTTTGCCAGAAGGATCCGAGCCTGCAATAGACTCGATGTATTATGATGGAAGCATGCCAGTTTTAg TGCGCAATGACAGTGTGGTGATTAAAACACATGAACAGCGACTTTATGAGATCAATACACTTGACTGGGATGAGCTTGTGGTGCCAATTGATCCCAACAATCACAGTTCACCACAAGAAG CTGCAAATACTGCAGGGTTTGAGTTGCCAAATCAATGTCACATGAACAACTATAAAATTAGT GTTGCTTGCGCAGTCAATTACAACATTCCCAACAATTCATCCTACCAGAGAGTGGACCATGACACGACTTTTAGTTCGGATACTAATATTTCCGGACTGGTGACTTTAGATGGAGTTGGTAATGGCATGCATTTGGTGGGCCCAGATGGTTACCAATCACAGGATGGTTTCGGAACAACACATGTGATTGCAGGATCCCCGGAATCAGTTGATAATCATTCATTGGAACCCTCACTTTTGAATCCGCATAAATCCTACTTGTATAACATGAAGGATAATAATCGCTACTCTCCATTGGGGCAAATATTCACTGTAACTGATATCTCACCGTCATGGGCTATTTCGACCGAGGAGACAAAG ATCTTGGTAGTCGGGTTTTTCAGTGACGGACACCAACAGTATGAAGATTCCAAGTTGTGCCTCGCCTGTGGAGATTCTGTTGTTCCAGTAGAAGTTGTACAAGCAGGAGTATACCGATGTTTAATTTCATCTCAAGCTCCTGGACTGGTGAATCTATTCATCACTTTTGATGGGTGTAAACCTGTCAGTCAAGTCCTTACTTTTGAATTCCGTGCTCCTATACAACCCAAAGGATTCATTTCAGCTGAAAATACTGACAACTGGGAGGAATTTCAGCTCCAGTTGAGACTTTCTCGTCTTCTGTTTTCGTCATCCAAGGACTTGAGTATTTATTCGTCTAAACCCTCCCAAAATGCTTTAAAGGAAGCCAAAGTTTTCGCGAAAAAAACATCCGCTGTTTCTCAGGAATGGGGGAAATTATGCAAAATGATTGAAGATGCGAAGATGTCTTTTCCCCAGGCAAAAGAAAGGCTATTTGAATTGACGTTGGAAAATAGGCTTCATGAATGGTTGCTAGAAAAAGTGGCTACGGGGTATAAAATTACTGATCGAGACGAACAAGGTCAAGGTGTTATTCATTTGTGTGCCGTTCTTGGGTATACGTGGGCAGTTCACCTATATTCTAAGTCTAGCTTATCGTTGGATTATCGAGACAAATATGGATGGACGGCTCTGCATTGGGCTGCGTATTATGGAAG GGAGAAAATGGTGGCAGTCCTTTTATCTGTTGGGGCGAAGCCAAATTTAGTTACAGATCCAACCTCACAAAACCCTGGTGGATGCACCGCTGCTGATCTTGCTTCTTTGAGTGGTCATGAGGGTTTGGCAGCGTTTCTGGCCGAGAAGTCTTTGGTGGCCCAATTTAAGGATATGACCTTGGCTGGAAACGTTAGTGGCTCGTTGCAAATGACCACGAACGACATGGTGGACACTGGGAGTTTCACCGAGGAGGAAGTGTATCTGAAGGATGCCCTCACTGCTTATCGGACAGCAGCTGATGCAGCGGCACGTATCCAGGCTGCATTCAGAGATCATTCTTTCAAAGTGCAGACGCAAGCAGTTGAGGCATTGAGCCCAGAGATTGAAGCACGGAATATAGTTGCAGCAATGAGGATCCAGCATGCTTTCCGCAACTACGAAACACGCAAAAAGATCTCGGCAGCTGCTAGAATCCAGTACAGATTTCGTACTTGGAAGATCCGAAAAGATTTCCTTAACATGCGTCGTCAGGCCATTAGAATTCAG GCAAACTTCCGCGGTTTCCAAGTCAGGAGGCAATACCGTAAAATCTGTTGGTCGGTGGGTGTCATCGAGAAAGCAGTACTGCGATGGCGCCAGAAAAGGAAAGGGTTCCGCGGGCTTCAAGTCCAACCTGATGAAACTCCGCAAGATCAGAATGAAGAAATTGGTTCGGAAGAGGACTTCTTCAAGGCAAGCAGGAAGCAGGCTGAGGAGCGCGTCGAGAGATCTGTTGTCAAAGTGCAGGCAATGTTTCGTTCGAGACAAGCGCAGGAAGAATACAGAAGGATGAAACTAGAATGCAGCAGGGCTACG CTGGACTCTGAAGAACTACTCCATCCTGATTCTGAAATGGGATGA
- the LOC125217930 gene encoding calmodulin-binding transcription activator 6-like isoform X1 yields the protein MEGNSVPGGLVGSEIHGFRTLEDLDFKNISEEATSRWLRPNEIHAILSNHKYFTVYVKPMNLPTSGTIVLFDRKMLRNFRKDGHNWKKKKDGKTVKEAHEHLKVGNEERIHVYYAHGENNTTFVRRCYWLLDKSLENIVLVHYRETQELQNSLATPVNSPLTTWTLPEGSEPAIDSMYYDGSMPVLVRNDSVVIKTHEQRLYEINTLDWDELVVPIDPNNHSSPQEAANTAGFELPNQCHMNNYKISTDAQSTNKVSPESSYSSFSGQVACAVNYNIPNNSSYQRVDHDTTFSSDTNISGLVTLDGVGNGMHLVGPDGYQSQDGFGTTHVIAGSPESVDNHSLEPSLLNPHKSYLYNMKDNNRYSPLGQIFTVTDISPSWAISTEETKILVVGFFSDGHQQYEDSKLCLACGDSVVPVEVVQAGVYRCLISSQAPGLVNLFITFDGCKPVSQVLTFEFRAPIQPKGFISAENTDNWEEFQLQLRLSRLLFSSSKDLSIYSSKPSQNALKEAKVFAKKTSAVSQEWGKLCKMIEDAKMSFPQAKERLFELTLENRLHEWLLEKVATGYKITDRDEQGQGVIHLCAVLGYTWAVHLYSKSSLSLDYRDKYGWTALHWAAYYGREKMVAVLLSVGAKPNLVTDPTSQNPGGCTAADLASLSGHEGLAAFLAEKSLVAQFKDMTLAGNVSGSLQMTTNDMVDTGSFTEEEVYLKDALTAYRTAADAAARIQAAFRDHSFKVQTQAVEALSPEIEARNIVAAMRIQHAFRNYETRKKISAAARIQYRFRTWKIRKDFLNMRRQAIRIQANFRGFQVRRQYRKICWSVGVIEKAVLRWRQKRKGFRGLQVQPDETPQDQNEEIGSEEDFFKASRKQAEERVERSVVKVQAMFRSRQAQEEYRRMKLECSRATLDSEELLHPDSEMG from the exons ATGGAGGGTAACAGTGTGCCGGGTGGACTCGTTGGGTCGGAGATTCATGGCTTCCGAACCTTGGAAG ATTTGGATTTCAAGAATATCTCGGAGGAAGCCACATCAAGATGGCTCCGACCGAATGAGATTCATGCTATCCTCAGCAACCACAAGTATTTTACCGTTTACGTCAAACCCATGAATTTGCCAACAA GTGGCACAATTGTGTTGTTTGATCGCAAGATGCTTCGGAATTTTCGGAAAGATGGCCATAattggaaaaagaagaaggatggaAAAACAGTTAAAGAAGCTCATGAACACTTGAAA GTTGGCAATGAGGAAAGAATACATGTATACTATGCACATGGAGAAAACAATACTACTTTTGTTCGCAGATGTTACTGGCTGCTCGACAA GTCACTGGAAAATATTGTCCTTGTGCATTATCGTGAGACTCAAGAG TTGCAGAACTCCCTAGCCACACCTGTAAACTCGCCATTAACTACTTGGACTTTGCCAGAAGGATCCGAGCCTGCAATAGACTCGATGTATTATGATGGAAGCATGCCAGTTTTAg TGCGCAATGACAGTGTGGTGATTAAAACACATGAACAGCGACTTTATGAGATCAATACACTTGACTGGGATGAGCTTGTGGTGCCAATTGATCCCAACAATCACAGTTCACCACAAGAAG CTGCAAATACTGCAGGGTTTGAGTTGCCAAATCAATGTCACATGAACAACTATAAAATTAGT ACCGATGCACAATCAACTAATAAGGTATCACCAGAAAGCTCATACAGCAGTTTCTCCGGACAGGTTGCTTGCGCAGTCAATTACAACATTCCCAACAATTCATCCTACCAGAGAGTGGACCATGACACGACTTTTAGTTCGGATACTAATATTTCCGGACTGGTGACTTTAGATGGAGTTGGTAATGGCATGCATTTGGTGGGCCCAGATGGTTACCAATCACAGGATGGTTTCGGAACAACACATGTGATTGCAGGATCCCCGGAATCAGTTGATAATCATTCATTGGAACCCTCACTTTTGAATCCGCATAAATCCTACTTGTATAACATGAAGGATAATAATCGCTACTCTCCATTGGGGCAAATATTCACTGTAACTGATATCTCACCGTCATGGGCTATTTCGACCGAGGAGACAAAG ATCTTGGTAGTCGGGTTTTTCAGTGACGGACACCAACAGTATGAAGATTCCAAGTTGTGCCTCGCCTGTGGAGATTCTGTTGTTCCAGTAGAAGTTGTACAAGCAGGAGTATACCGATGTTTAATTTCATCTCAAGCTCCTGGACTGGTGAATCTATTCATCACTTTTGATGGGTGTAAACCTGTCAGTCAAGTCCTTACTTTTGAATTCCGTGCTCCTATACAACCCAAAGGATTCATTTCAGCTGAAAATACTGACAACTGGGAGGAATTTCAGCTCCAGTTGAGACTTTCTCGTCTTCTGTTTTCGTCATCCAAGGACTTGAGTATTTATTCGTCTAAACCCTCCCAAAATGCTTTAAAGGAAGCCAAAGTTTTCGCGAAAAAAACATCCGCTGTTTCTCAGGAATGGGGGAAATTATGCAAAATGATTGAAGATGCGAAGATGTCTTTTCCCCAGGCAAAAGAAAGGCTATTTGAATTGACGTTGGAAAATAGGCTTCATGAATGGTTGCTAGAAAAAGTGGCTACGGGGTATAAAATTACTGATCGAGACGAACAAGGTCAAGGTGTTATTCATTTGTGTGCCGTTCTTGGGTATACGTGGGCAGTTCACCTATATTCTAAGTCTAGCTTATCGTTGGATTATCGAGACAAATATGGATGGACGGCTCTGCATTGGGCTGCGTATTATGGAAG GGAGAAAATGGTGGCAGTCCTTTTATCTGTTGGGGCGAAGCCAAATTTAGTTACAGATCCAACCTCACAAAACCCTGGTGGATGCACCGCTGCTGATCTTGCTTCTTTGAGTGGTCATGAGGGTTTGGCAGCGTTTCTGGCCGAGAAGTCTTTGGTGGCCCAATTTAAGGATATGACCTTGGCTGGAAACGTTAGTGGCTCGTTGCAAATGACCACGAACGACATGGTGGACACTGGGAGTTTCACCGAGGAGGAAGTGTATCTGAAGGATGCCCTCACTGCTTATCGGACAGCAGCTGATGCAGCGGCACGTATCCAGGCTGCATTCAGAGATCATTCTTTCAAAGTGCAGACGCAAGCAGTTGAGGCATTGAGCCCAGAGATTGAAGCACGGAATATAGTTGCAGCAATGAGGATCCAGCATGCTTTCCGCAACTACGAAACACGCAAAAAGATCTCGGCAGCTGCTAGAATCCAGTACAGATTTCGTACTTGGAAGATCCGAAAAGATTTCCTTAACATGCGTCGTCAGGCCATTAGAATTCAG GCAAACTTCCGCGGTTTCCAAGTCAGGAGGCAATACCGTAAAATCTGTTGGTCGGTGGGTGTCATCGAGAAAGCAGTACTGCGATGGCGCCAGAAAAGGAAAGGGTTCCGCGGGCTTCAAGTCCAACCTGATGAAACTCCGCAAGATCAGAATGAAGAAATTGGTTCGGAAGAGGACTTCTTCAAGGCAAGCAGGAAGCAGGCTGAGGAGCGCGTCGAGAGATCTGTTGTCAAAGTGCAGGCAATGTTTCGTTCGAGACAAGCGCAGGAAGAATACAGAAGGATGAAACTAGAATGCAGCAGGGCTACG CTGGACTCTGAAGAACTACTCCATCCTGATTCTGAAATGGGATGA
- the LOC125217930 gene encoding calmodulin-binding transcription activator 6-like isoform X2 — MEGNSVPGGLVGSEIHGFRTLEDLDFKNISEEATSRWLRPNEIHAILSNHKYFTVYVKPMNLPTSGTIVLFDRKMLRNFRKDGHNWKKKKDGKTVKEAHEHLKVGNEERIHVYYAHGENNTTFVRRCYWLLDKSLENIVLVHYRETQENSLATPVNSPLTTWTLPEGSEPAIDSMYYDGSMPVLVRNDSVVIKTHEQRLYEINTLDWDELVVPIDPNNHSSPQEAANTAGFELPNQCHMNNYKISTDAQSTNKVSPESSYSSFSGQVACAVNYNIPNNSSYQRVDHDTTFSSDTNISGLVTLDGVGNGMHLVGPDGYQSQDGFGTTHVIAGSPESVDNHSLEPSLLNPHKSYLYNMKDNNRYSPLGQIFTVTDISPSWAISTEETKILVVGFFSDGHQQYEDSKLCLACGDSVVPVEVVQAGVYRCLISSQAPGLVNLFITFDGCKPVSQVLTFEFRAPIQPKGFISAENTDNWEEFQLQLRLSRLLFSSSKDLSIYSSKPSQNALKEAKVFAKKTSAVSQEWGKLCKMIEDAKMSFPQAKERLFELTLENRLHEWLLEKVATGYKITDRDEQGQGVIHLCAVLGYTWAVHLYSKSSLSLDYRDKYGWTALHWAAYYGREKMVAVLLSVGAKPNLVTDPTSQNPGGCTAADLASLSGHEGLAAFLAEKSLVAQFKDMTLAGNVSGSLQMTTNDMVDTGSFTEEEVYLKDALTAYRTAADAAARIQAAFRDHSFKVQTQAVEALSPEIEARNIVAAMRIQHAFRNYETRKKISAAARIQYRFRTWKIRKDFLNMRRQAIRIQANFRGFQVRRQYRKICWSVGVIEKAVLRWRQKRKGFRGLQVQPDETPQDQNEEIGSEEDFFKASRKQAEERVERSVVKVQAMFRSRQAQEEYRRMKLECSRATLDSEELLHPDSEMG, encoded by the exons ATGGAGGGTAACAGTGTGCCGGGTGGACTCGTTGGGTCGGAGATTCATGGCTTCCGAACCTTGGAAG ATTTGGATTTCAAGAATATCTCGGAGGAAGCCACATCAAGATGGCTCCGACCGAATGAGATTCATGCTATCCTCAGCAACCACAAGTATTTTACCGTTTACGTCAAACCCATGAATTTGCCAACAA GTGGCACAATTGTGTTGTTTGATCGCAAGATGCTTCGGAATTTTCGGAAAGATGGCCATAattggaaaaagaagaaggatggaAAAACAGTTAAAGAAGCTCATGAACACTTGAAA GTTGGCAATGAGGAAAGAATACATGTATACTATGCACATGGAGAAAACAATACTACTTTTGTTCGCAGATGTTACTGGCTGCTCGACAA GTCACTGGAAAATATTGTCCTTGTGCATTATCGTGAGACTCAAGAG AACTCCCTAGCCACACCTGTAAACTCGCCATTAACTACTTGGACTTTGCCAGAAGGATCCGAGCCTGCAATAGACTCGATGTATTATGATGGAAGCATGCCAGTTTTAg TGCGCAATGACAGTGTGGTGATTAAAACACATGAACAGCGACTTTATGAGATCAATACACTTGACTGGGATGAGCTTGTGGTGCCAATTGATCCCAACAATCACAGTTCACCACAAGAAG CTGCAAATACTGCAGGGTTTGAGTTGCCAAATCAATGTCACATGAACAACTATAAAATTAGT ACCGATGCACAATCAACTAATAAGGTATCACCAGAAAGCTCATACAGCAGTTTCTCCGGACAGGTTGCTTGCGCAGTCAATTACAACATTCCCAACAATTCATCCTACCAGAGAGTGGACCATGACACGACTTTTAGTTCGGATACTAATATTTCCGGACTGGTGACTTTAGATGGAGTTGGTAATGGCATGCATTTGGTGGGCCCAGATGGTTACCAATCACAGGATGGTTTCGGAACAACACATGTGATTGCAGGATCCCCGGAATCAGTTGATAATCATTCATTGGAACCCTCACTTTTGAATCCGCATAAATCCTACTTGTATAACATGAAGGATAATAATCGCTACTCTCCATTGGGGCAAATATTCACTGTAACTGATATCTCACCGTCATGGGCTATTTCGACCGAGGAGACAAAG ATCTTGGTAGTCGGGTTTTTCAGTGACGGACACCAACAGTATGAAGATTCCAAGTTGTGCCTCGCCTGTGGAGATTCTGTTGTTCCAGTAGAAGTTGTACAAGCAGGAGTATACCGATGTTTAATTTCATCTCAAGCTCCTGGACTGGTGAATCTATTCATCACTTTTGATGGGTGTAAACCTGTCAGTCAAGTCCTTACTTTTGAATTCCGTGCTCCTATACAACCCAAAGGATTCATTTCAGCTGAAAATACTGACAACTGGGAGGAATTTCAGCTCCAGTTGAGACTTTCTCGTCTTCTGTTTTCGTCATCCAAGGACTTGAGTATTTATTCGTCTAAACCCTCCCAAAATGCTTTAAAGGAAGCCAAAGTTTTCGCGAAAAAAACATCCGCTGTTTCTCAGGAATGGGGGAAATTATGCAAAATGATTGAAGATGCGAAGATGTCTTTTCCCCAGGCAAAAGAAAGGCTATTTGAATTGACGTTGGAAAATAGGCTTCATGAATGGTTGCTAGAAAAAGTGGCTACGGGGTATAAAATTACTGATCGAGACGAACAAGGTCAAGGTGTTATTCATTTGTGTGCCGTTCTTGGGTATACGTGGGCAGTTCACCTATATTCTAAGTCTAGCTTATCGTTGGATTATCGAGACAAATATGGATGGACGGCTCTGCATTGGGCTGCGTATTATGGAAG GGAGAAAATGGTGGCAGTCCTTTTATCTGTTGGGGCGAAGCCAAATTTAGTTACAGATCCAACCTCACAAAACCCTGGTGGATGCACCGCTGCTGATCTTGCTTCTTTGAGTGGTCATGAGGGTTTGGCAGCGTTTCTGGCCGAGAAGTCTTTGGTGGCCCAATTTAAGGATATGACCTTGGCTGGAAACGTTAGTGGCTCGTTGCAAATGACCACGAACGACATGGTGGACACTGGGAGTTTCACCGAGGAGGAAGTGTATCTGAAGGATGCCCTCACTGCTTATCGGACAGCAGCTGATGCAGCGGCACGTATCCAGGCTGCATTCAGAGATCATTCTTTCAAAGTGCAGACGCAAGCAGTTGAGGCATTGAGCCCAGAGATTGAAGCACGGAATATAGTTGCAGCAATGAGGATCCAGCATGCTTTCCGCAACTACGAAACACGCAAAAAGATCTCGGCAGCTGCTAGAATCCAGTACAGATTTCGTACTTGGAAGATCCGAAAAGATTTCCTTAACATGCGTCGTCAGGCCATTAGAATTCAG GCAAACTTCCGCGGTTTCCAAGTCAGGAGGCAATACCGTAAAATCTGTTGGTCGGTGGGTGTCATCGAGAAAGCAGTACTGCGATGGCGCCAGAAAAGGAAAGGGTTCCGCGGGCTTCAAGTCCAACCTGATGAAACTCCGCAAGATCAGAATGAAGAAATTGGTTCGGAAGAGGACTTCTTCAAGGCAAGCAGGAAGCAGGCTGAGGAGCGCGTCGAGAGATCTGTTGTCAAAGTGCAGGCAATGTTTCGTTCGAGACAAGCGCAGGAAGAATACAGAAGGATGAAACTAGAATGCAGCAGGGCTACG CTGGACTCTGAAGAACTACTCCATCCTGATTCTGAAATGGGATGA